Genomic window (Rathayibacter sp. VKM Ac-2760):
CGCTACGACGAGCACCGGGTGCGGCACCGCTTCCTCGACGGCTACCGCCCTGAGCACACGCGCGTGATCGAGGTCGACGGCGAGCTGACCGGCAGCATCGCGTCGCGGCTCGAGGACGACGCGGTCTGGATCGAGCACTTCTACCTCGCGACCGCCGTGCAGGGGCGCGGGATCGGCGGGGCTGTCCTCCGGCGGGTCATGCTCGAGGACGGGCGCGACGACCGGCCGTTCCGGCTCGACGTGCTGCGGGGGAGCGGCGCCCGCCGGCTCTACGAGCGGCACGGGTTCCGCTGGGAGCGGCCGGAGGGGGAGTGGGACGAGATCCTGGTCGCACCTGCGCTCGCGCCCTCGGGACTCTGACCGGGACTCCGGCGCGGCTCCGGCGCACCTCCGGCTCGCGGAACCGACTCCGGCTCGCTGGAATCGGCCGATTCGACGAGCCGGAGACGGTTCTGCGTGCC
Coding sequences:
- a CDS encoding GNAT family N-acetyltransferase — encoded protein: MGAEPDGAEPGDTSRWSLRAGTLEDAGVIAELRAVVMRPDLERLNRYDEHRVRHRFLDGYRPEHTRVIEVDGELTGSIASRLEDDAVWIEHFYLATAVQGRGIGGAVLRRVMLEDGRDDRPFRLDVLRGSGARRLYERHGFRWERPEGEWDEILVAPALAPSGL